GAAGAGAGCAAAAACAGGATAAATGCCTGGATAATAAGCAGGTATGGATTCGTATTCTTCAAATTGAATTGCTCGTGCTTAACGCTGTTTGACTTTATGCACCTTCGAAAAGTAGGGTTTTACCGGCTGTCATTTGAAATTATTCGTAGACCAGTCAGCAAGTTGTAATTTGTAAAGCCAGTATTGATTGCCGTATAACGGTGCCAATTCACGCACCTTTTCAAACCCAATGCCTTCATAGATATACATTGCAGGATGCATGAATTCGGATGTGTGCAACGCTACCACACTTTCGTTAGTCTCTTTTGCAAGGTCAACGCATAATCGGGTCAGTTTTTTGCCAATGCCGTTGCCACGGAATGCGGGATTTACACCCACCATTCTAATGTAGCTCCATTGGGTGTCGAATATCTCGGTGGGGTTTCCATGAGGCAGGAGGAAAGCCATTCCAACGAGTTCGCCATCGGCCTCGCAAACAAAACAGGTGGCCTTCAAAAGCAGGTCTGAGTAAGCGTTGGATGCACTTAGAAACGAATGCATTACAGCCCAATTATCTGCAGTCAAAACCTCCTTGAATACTCCATAAGAAGTCAGACCTAGCTTTCGTAGTTTCTCCTCGTCTATGAGCGTTCCAATTCTATAGTTTAAGGTCATTTTTTGCAGAACTACGGTAGTGTGGCACAACTTGCATTCGTGTGCTAGTGGGGATAAAGATCGGTTATAAACTGATTATGTTCAACTTCACGAAAGTCGAGAAGAGCGAGCCTTGATCGGGCGAGATGGTAATTGACTGCCTGCAGCAAGCAGTAAGCTTAGAATCGAGATTCTACACGGCTACATCGAAAAGGCTAATTTAGCTTGCGGCAAAACGCAAGATGCTAAGCGCTATTATCTAATTCTTAATTCCTCGATAGTCCTCATGTTGGTAGATGTAGTTGGCGCTGAGAATCACGTTCAGCGAGTAACGAGTTTTCGAGACCTTGTATCCACACCTTTTGATGGAGAACTGAATGCCGCCTGTTGGACACGAAATCTGATCGGTGATTTTTCGGAGATCGTTCATAAGCTACAGCCTTCGGAAAATATGGCGGTACTGGAAGCAGCGGAGCTTCGCGAATTGAAGTTGAGCGAACAAGGGCAACTTGCGCGCAAGATCCTACTGCAAGACCTGAAGCTGTTGACAGCGCATGGTGCATCGCCAACGCTTAATCTTATCAAGTACTACGAGCGAGATGATGCCTTTCCGTTCTTCCCGACCGATGTGTATTCCTTTCATGTAGATCGCTCTCCGATTCCGGTCGATACCTTTTTGTGTACTTACCATGGCGATGCGAGTGACATACTACCGAATGCACAGGCCGAGCAAAAGATCTTGGTGCCCGAAATACGTGCGGAGCTCAGAAAACGATATGATGGGGCAGAGGATGGCTTCGAATCCTTCTTAACAGAACATTTCTTCGACCTTCACTATCAGGCCAAAGCTGCGGCACGGCCTATCAATTTAGGCCTTGGTCACCTATGGCGCTTGGCAGTTGATCATCCAGAAAGTAAGGTTCTGCCATGTATCCATCGTGCACCGGAGGAAAGAACGGGCCAGACCCGTTTATTGATGATCTGTTAAATCTGTTGTATAGATACAGCAGTTAGTAGCTTGTAGCAACTAGTCGTTTGTTTTAGCAGAATCTGAAACCATTTGGTTGATCTCTGCCAATTCCTCCTTGGTCAGGTCGCGCCATTCTCCTGAAGGCATGTCCAGTTTTACATTCATGATACGGGTACGCTTGAGGTTTACCACGCGGTAACCGAGGAACTCACACATCCTTCGGATCTGTCGGTTCAAACCTTGCGTAAGCACAATTCGGAATCGGAACTTGGTGATCTGTTCCACCTCGCATTCTTTGGTGACGGTGTCTAGAATAGGCACACCTTCGCTCATCTGTTGGATGAATTCCTTTGTGATGGGCTTGTTCACATTCACGAGGTATTCCTTCTCGTGGTTGTTTCGGGCGCGGAGGATCTTGTTCACGATATCGCCATCATTGGTAAGGAAAATGAGGCCTTCGCTCATCTTATCCAACCTTCCGATCGGGAAAATGCGTGTGGGGTAATTGATGAAATCGATGATGTTGTCGGGTTCCACGCCCACATCGGTGGTACATACAATGCCTTCGGGTTTGTTGAAGGCGATGTAAACGGGTCTTTCGGTTGGTTCTGAAATCAGTTTCCCGTCCACACGCACCACGTCACCAACTGAAATTTTCGTTCCCATTTCGGGTTTCAGTCCGTTAATGGTTACACGGCCTTCTTCAATGAGTTTATCTGCCGCTCTGCGCGAGCAGTAACCTGCTTCGCTCAGAAATTTATTGATACGTGTCTGTTGTCCTTCTTCCACTTTACATTTTATAGCCGCAGATTCACGGATAAGCACGGATAAATCCGTGTTTGATCTGTGAAAATCAGTGCATCTGTGGCAGATTCATGTTTTCAAAGAATCCATTCATCCTTTCAGCAAAGGTAGGATTGCCGTGCGCTACGGAAATATCTTCTTGAACTTTTTAGGCAGCGGGGCTTCCACGGCCAAGGGTTCATTTGCAAATGGATGCACGAACGAAAGCGATTTCGAATGAAGATAGAGTCCTTTTCCGTTTAGGATGAGTCCTTCCATACCGTAATCCCGATCTCCCAGAATGGGATGGCCGATGCTTGCCAAGTGTATGCGCAATTGGTGGCGTCTTCCTGTTTTGGGGTTCAGTTTTACCAAGTTGAGATGGTCGAAGCGTTCGGAAGCCACCGTTTCCAAGACCTTGAATTCAGATTCAGATGCTTTGCCGTCAATGTCGGAACGGATGATTCCTGAACCAGGCATTTCGCCAATACAAACAGCCATGTAGCTTTTGGCAATTTCTCGCGCAGCAAACATCCGATTGAGTTCCACTACGGCTGCATTTGTCTTTCCAATAAGCAAGGCACCACTTGTGGGATAATCCAATCGGTGGATGGGTTCGGGATACTTCAGTGCATCGGCATGTGTGCTTGGTTTGAGCTTGGAGGTAAGGGCGTTTTCCAAGGTCCATTTACGATTGCCACTCACTTCAATCCCTGCAGGTTTATTGACCACTGCCAAGAAATCATCCTCAAACAGCACATCCAACTTCAGGTCAATGCTCGGGCGATTCATTGCAGATTCATCCAAGTGCAGTTCAATCACTTCAGCACCTACAAGGAAATCGCCAGTAGAAGCCACCTTCCCATTGAGAAGCACCAATCCTTTGTCGATGGCCTTTTTCATTCCCTTGCGAGAAGGAATCGTTCGGAAGATGCCACCTGCGTAATCGGAGAGACGTACTTTTTCTGGAAGAACAGGAACAGTATGTGATTCAGATTTCG
Above is a window of Flavobacteriales bacterium DNA encoding:
- a CDS encoding GNAT family N-acetyltransferase → MTLNYRIGTLIDEEKLRKLGLTSYGVFKEVLTADNWAVMHSFLSASNAYSDLLLKATCFVCEADGELVGMAFLLPHGNPTEIFDTQWSYIRMVGVNPAFRGNGIGKKLTRLCVDLAKETNESVVALHTSEFMHPAMYIYEGIGFEKVRELAPLYGNQYWLYKLQLADWSTNNFK
- a CDS encoding DUF1826 domain-containing protein; its protein translation is MLVDVVGAENHVQRVTSFRDLVSTPFDGELNAACWTRNLIGDFSEIVHKLQPSENMAVLEAAELRELKLSEQGQLARKILLQDLKLLTAHGASPTLNLIKYYERDDAFPFFPTDVYSFHVDRSPIPVDTFLCTYHGDASDILPNAQAEQKILVPEIRAELRKRYDGAEDGFESFLTEHFFDLHYQAKAAARPINLGLGHLWRLAVDHPESKVLPCIHRAPEERTGQTRLLMIC
- the rluF gene encoding 23S rRNA pseudouridine(2604) synthase RluF; this encodes MEEGQQTRINKFLSEAGYCSRRAADKLIEEGRVTINGLKPEMGTKISVGDVVRVDGKLISEPTERPVYIAFNKPEGIVCTTDVGVEPDNIIDFINYPTRIFPIGRLDKMSEGLIFLTNDGDIVNKILRARNNHEKEYLVNVNKPITKEFIQQMSEGVPILDTVTKECEVEQITKFRFRIVLTQGLNRQIRRMCEFLGYRVVNLKRTRIMNVKLDMPSGEWRDLTKEELAEINQMVSDSAKTND
- a CDS encoding RluA family pseudouridine synthase, which encodes MKKAIDKGLVLLNGKVASTGDFLVGAEVIELHLDESAMNRPSIDLKLDVLFEDDFLAVVNKPAGIEVSGNRKWTLENALTSKLKPSTHADALKYPEPIHRLDYPTSGALLIGKTNAAVVELNRMFAAREIAKSYMAVCIGEMPGSGIIRSDIDGKASESEFKVLETVASERFDHLNLVKLNPKTGRRHQLRIHLASIGHPILGDRDYGMEGLILNGKGLYLHSKSLSFVHPFANEPLAVEAPLPKKFKKIFP